One stretch of Saccharopolyspora erythraea DNA includes these proteins:
- a CDS encoding pentapeptide repeat-containing protein: MAEWIEDEVLRGQDLYAEELVGRAYLRCEFHDCDLSEAATRNAVFEECSFTGVRFNVSRHTDTAFLRCSFDRCDFFDAEFTGCKLTGSRFRGSALGSVRVLGGDWSFVSLADADLRRSSFRDARMREADLTAADCRDAALTDSDLSGAQFDRARLARCDLRGSDLTALDPLSAEVSGAVIDAPQAVVLAHALGLQVR, from the coding sequence GTGGCCGAGTGGATCGAAGACGAGGTGCTGCGCGGACAGGACCTCTACGCCGAGGAGCTCGTCGGGCGCGCGTACCTCCGGTGCGAGTTCCACGACTGCGATCTGAGCGAGGCCGCGACCCGCAACGCGGTCTTCGAGGAGTGCTCGTTCACCGGCGTGCGGTTCAACGTCTCCCGCCACACCGACACCGCGTTCCTGCGGTGCTCGTTCGACCGCTGCGACTTCTTCGACGCCGAGTTCACCGGCTGCAAGCTCACCGGCAGCCGGTTCCGCGGGTCGGCGCTGGGCTCGGTGCGGGTGCTCGGCGGCGACTGGTCGTTCGTCTCGCTGGCCGACGCCGACCTGCGGCGCAGCTCCTTCCGAGACGCCCGGATGCGCGAGGCCGACCTGACCGCGGCCGACTGCCGGGACGCGGCGCTGACCGACAGCGACCTCTCCGGCGCGCAGTTCGACCGGGCCCGCCTCGCGCGGTGCGATCTGCGCGGCAGCGACCTGACCGCGCTCGACCCGCTGTCGGCGGAGGTTTCGGGTGCGGTCATCGACGCGCCGCAGGCCGTCGTGCTCGCTCACGCTCTCGGTTTGCAGGTGCGGTGA
- a CDS encoding valine--tRNA ligase yields the protein MTQTQAAQPRELPSTWNPADVEAELYQRWVAAGYFTADPAGDKPPFSIVIPPPNVTGSLHIGHAFEHTLMDVLTRRRRMQGYDALWLPGMDHASIAVQAMVEKQLRDEGIDHRELGREGFLDRVWEWKEKHGGAILSQMRRLGDSVDWTRERFTMDDGLSRAVQTIFKKLYDDGLIYRAERLVNWSPEMRSAISDIEVEHKEVEGELVSMRYGHGDASIVVATTRVETMLGDTAVAVHPDDDRYRHLVGTSIELPLTGRTIPIVADTRVDPEFGSGAVKVTPAHDPNDFEIGQRHDLPMLTIMDERGRIARSGTRFDGMDRFEARVAVREALREEGRIVAEKRPYVHSVGHSSRSKEPIEPRLSLQWYVKVGPLAKAAGDAVRDGRVAVHPPEMAKRYFDWVDNLHDWNISRQLWWGHRIPIWYGPGGEVVCVGPDEEPPSGEGWHQDEDVLDTWFSSGLWPFSTMGWPDDTEDLRKYYPTSVLVTGYDILFFWVARMMMFGLYAMDGVEPFKVIALHGMVRDPHGKKMSKSAGNTVDPLEWMDNYGTDALRFTLARGANPGADSPISEEWVAGSRSFCTKLFNATKFAMMNGARVPAALPARDELTDADRWILDRADRVVSEVDELLEDFQFAKATEALYHFTWDEFCDWYLELSKVQLDEQGDRAERTRDVLGHVLDVLLRLLHPTIPYITETLWTTLTGRDSVVVAEWPAPAGQPVDTGAAERVEATQKLITEIRRFRSDQGLKPGQRVAAKLGGVSELGLDGHVPAVRALARVTEPADGFTSSASIEVGLRGGIVTVELDLSGAIDVVAERKRLTKDLAAAEKELAGTEKKLGNPAFTDKAPAEVVDKIKVRRDTALADIERINARLSALPES from the coding sequence GTGACACAGACCCAAGCCGCACAGCCCCGTGAACTTCCGTCGACCTGGAACCCGGCCGACGTAGAGGCCGAGCTGTACCAGCGCTGGGTAGCCGCCGGGTACTTCACCGCCGACCCGGCCGGTGACAAGCCGCCGTTCTCGATCGTGATCCCGCCGCCGAACGTCACCGGCAGCCTGCACATCGGACACGCGTTCGAGCACACCCTGATGGACGTCCTCACCCGCCGCAGGCGGATGCAGGGCTACGACGCGCTGTGGCTGCCCGGCATGGACCACGCCAGCATCGCAGTGCAGGCCATGGTCGAGAAGCAGCTCCGCGACGAGGGCATCGACCACCGCGAGCTTGGCCGCGAGGGCTTCCTGGACCGGGTGTGGGAGTGGAAGGAGAAGCACGGCGGGGCGATCCTGTCGCAGATGCGCCGCCTCGGCGACAGCGTCGACTGGACCCGTGAGCGCTTCACCATGGACGACGGCCTGTCCCGCGCCGTCCAGACGATCTTCAAGAAGCTCTACGACGACGGCCTGATCTACCGCGCCGAGCGGCTGGTCAACTGGTCGCCGGAGATGCGCTCGGCGATCTCCGACATCGAGGTCGAGCACAAGGAGGTCGAGGGCGAGCTGGTCTCCATGCGCTACGGCCACGGGGACGCCTCGATCGTGGTGGCCACCACCCGGGTCGAGACCATGCTCGGCGACACCGCCGTCGCGGTCCACCCCGACGACGACCGCTACCGGCACCTGGTCGGCACCAGCATCGAGCTGCCGCTGACCGGCCGGACGATCCCGATCGTGGCCGACACCCGCGTCGACCCCGAGTTCGGCAGCGGCGCGGTGAAGGTCACCCCGGCCCACGACCCGAACGACTTCGAGATCGGCCAGCGCCACGACCTGCCGATGCTGACGATCATGGACGAGCGCGGCCGGATCGCCCGCAGCGGTACCCGCTTCGACGGCATGGACCGGTTCGAGGCGCGGGTCGCGGTCCGCGAGGCGCTGCGCGAAGAGGGCCGGATCGTCGCCGAGAAGCGGCCGTACGTGCACAGCGTCGGCCACAGCTCGCGGTCCAAGGAGCCGATCGAGCCGCGGCTGTCGCTGCAGTGGTACGTCAAGGTCGGTCCGCTGGCCAAGGCCGCGGGCGACGCGGTGCGCGACGGCCGGGTCGCGGTGCACCCGCCGGAGATGGCCAAGCGCTACTTCGACTGGGTCGACAACCTGCACGACTGGAACATCTCGCGTCAGCTGTGGTGGGGCCACCGCATCCCGATCTGGTACGGGCCGGGCGGCGAGGTCGTCTGCGTCGGACCCGACGAGGAGCCGCCCAGCGGCGAGGGCTGGCACCAGGACGAGGACGTCCTCGACACCTGGTTCTCCTCGGGCCTGTGGCCGTTCTCGACCATGGGGTGGCCGGACGACACCGAGGACCTGCGCAAGTACTACCCGACCAGCGTGCTGGTCACCGGCTACGACATCCTCTTCTTCTGGGTCGCCCGGATGATGATGTTCGGCCTCTACGCGATGGACGGGGTCGAGCCGTTCAAGGTGATCGCGCTGCACGGGATGGTGCGCGACCCCCACGGCAAGAAGATGTCGAAGTCGGCGGGCAACACCGTCGACCCGCTGGAGTGGATGGACAACTACGGCACCGACGCGCTGCGGTTCACGCTGGCGCGCGGCGCCAACCCGGGCGCGGACTCGCCGATCAGCGAGGAGTGGGTCGCGGGCTCGCGCAGCTTCTGCACGAAGCTGTTCAACGCCACCAAGTTCGCGATGATGAACGGTGCGCGGGTGCCCGCGGCGCTGCCCGCGCGCGACGAGCTCACCGACGCCGACCGGTGGATCCTGGACCGCGCCGACCGCGTCGTGTCCGAAGTGGACGAGCTGCTGGAGGACTTCCAGTTCGCCAAGGCCACCGAGGCCCTCTACCACTTCACGTGGGACGAGTTCTGCGACTGGTACCTGGAGCTGTCCAAGGTCCAGCTCGACGAGCAGGGCGACCGGGCGGAACGCACGCGCGACGTGCTCGGCCACGTGCTCGACGTGCTGCTGCGGCTGCTGCACCCGACGATCCCGTACATCACCGAGACGCTGTGGACCACGTTGACCGGGCGCGACTCGGTCGTCGTCGCCGAGTGGCCTGCGCCGGCGGGCCAGCCGGTCGACACCGGTGCTGCCGAGCGGGTCGAGGCCACCCAGAAGCTGATCACCGAGATCCGCCGGTTCCGCTCCGACCAGGGCCTCAAGCCGGGGCAGCGGGTCGCGGCGAAGCTGGGCGGGGTGAGCGAGCTCGGCCTGGACGGCCACGTGCCCGCGGTGCGGGCGCTGGCCAGGGTCACCGAGCCCGCCGACGGCTTCACCTCGTCGGCGTCCATCGAGGTCGGCCTGCGCGGCGGCATCGTGACCGTCGAGCTCGACCTCTCCGGGGCGATCGACGTCGTCGCCGAGCGCAAGCGGCTGACCAAGGACCTCGCGGCGGCCGAGAAGGAGCTCGCGGGCACCGAGAAGAAGCTCGGCAACCCCGCGTTCACCGACAAGGCCCCGGCCGAGGTGGTCGACAAGATCAAGGTTCGCCGGGACACCGCGCTGGCCGACATCGAGCGCATCAACGCCCGGCTTTCCGCGTTGCCCGAGAGCTGA
- a CDS encoding DUF4233 domain-containing protein produces the protein MTDESSTPRDDNPADVASGDRAGDASLPEDQYGLPVPPEGVRDPWKGLRGIMAATLILEFIVFALALPVVWQFAGGVSSAGFVFVAVLSVLLLVAGFVQRRKWGLGFALVLQVALVACFFVHPAIGLMALVFVVVWAYIVHLRRDVAKRMRHGQLYDQLGHPPGYPPERA, from the coding sequence GTGACCGACGAATCGAGCACCCCGCGCGACGACAACCCCGCCGACGTCGCCTCGGGCGACCGGGCCGGGGACGCCTCGCTGCCGGAGGACCAGTACGGCCTGCCGGTGCCGCCGGAAGGCGTGCGCGACCCGTGGAAGGGCCTGCGCGGCATCATGGCAGCCACCCTCATCCTGGAGTTCATCGTCTTCGCGCTCGCGCTGCCGGTCGTGTGGCAGTTCGCCGGGGGCGTGTCCAGCGCGGGCTTCGTGTTCGTGGCGGTGCTGTCGGTCCTGCTGCTGGTCGCCGGGTTCGTGCAGCGGCGCAAGTGGGGGCTCGGCTTCGCGCTGGTGTTGCAGGTCGCGCTGGTGGCGTGCTTCTTCGTGCACCCGGCGATCGGGCTGATGGCGCTGGTGTTCGTGGTCGTCTGGGCCTACATCGTCCACCTCCGGCGAGACGTGGCGAAGCGGATGCGGCACGGCCAGCTCTACGACCAGCTCGGCCACCCGCCCGGCTACCCGCCGGAGAGGGCCTGA
- a CDS encoding FdhF/YdeP family oxidoreductase codes for MSRGAPEQDIDESALEVGAPKPAAAGVKGVLVSLQRSWEQMGLARTVKTLPLLNQRAGFDCPGCAWPDPREADGDRRKLAEFCENGAKAVAEEATTRRVGPDFFAAHPVAELAERTDYWLGQQGRLTQPMILREGDTHYRPIGWDEAFGVIADELRGLESPDEAVFYTSGRTSNEAAFLYQLMVRGFGTNNLPDCSNMCHESSGAALTETIGIGKGSVSLADLEQSDLVLVVGQNPGTNHPRMLSSLEKVKQRGGRIIAVNPLPETGLMRFKNPQNARGVLGGGTALADEFAQIRIGGDLALFRAVNALVLAEGAVDQEFVESCTHGFEEFRAQAADLDWDEVRAATGLERAQVERIARMVIDSERTVACWAMGLTQQRQAVATIREVVNLLLMRGMIGKPGAGVCPVRGHSNVQGDRTMGIWEKMPEKFLAALEAEFAIPVPRHHGLDTVDSIRAMCSGRVRAFVGMGGNFVSATPDTAATERALRGCELTVQISTKLNRSHVVPGRTALILPTLGRTERDTQAGGPQFVTVEDSMSVVHSSRGRLAPASEHLLSEVAIVSRLARRLLGPEHPVRWEEFETDYDTVREHIAHVVPGCEDYNQRVRESDGFVLPHPPRDARRFPTATGKANFTVNTPEPITVGEGRLLLQTLRSHDQYNTTIYGLSDRYRGIEDARRVVMVHPDDIAALGHTDGDVVDLVSEWSTEDGTVEERRAERFRIVAYPTAPGCAAAYYPEANPLVPLGSVAEKSNTPVSKAIIVRLECR; via the coding sequence ATGTCGCGTGGAGCCCCTGAGCAGGACATCGACGAGTCGGCCCTGGAGGTCGGCGCCCCGAAGCCGGCGGCGGCCGGGGTCAAGGGCGTGCTGGTGTCGTTGCAGCGCAGCTGGGAACAGATGGGCCTGGCCCGGACGGTGAAGACCCTGCCGCTGCTGAACCAGCGCGCCGGGTTCGACTGCCCGGGCTGTGCCTGGCCCGACCCCCGCGAGGCCGACGGGGACAGGCGCAAGCTGGCCGAGTTCTGCGAGAACGGCGCGAAGGCGGTGGCCGAGGAGGCCACCACCCGCCGCGTCGGGCCGGACTTCTTCGCCGCGCACCCGGTGGCCGAGCTGGCCGAACGCACCGACTACTGGCTGGGCCAGCAAGGGCGGCTGACGCAGCCGATGATCCTGCGCGAGGGCGACACCCATTACCGGCCGATCGGCTGGGACGAGGCCTTCGGAGTGATCGCCGACGAGTTGCGTGGGCTGGAGAGCCCGGATGAGGCCGTCTTCTACACCTCGGGTCGCACCAGCAACGAGGCCGCGTTCCTCTACCAGCTCATGGTCCGCGGCTTCGGCACGAACAACCTGCCGGACTGCTCCAACATGTGCCACGAGTCCTCCGGCGCGGCGTTGACCGAGACGATCGGGATCGGCAAGGGCTCGGTGTCGCTGGCCGATCTCGAGCAATCCGATCTGGTGTTGGTCGTCGGGCAGAACCCGGGCACCAACCACCCGCGGATGTTGTCGTCGCTGGAGAAGGTCAAGCAGCGTGGCGGCAGGATCATCGCGGTGAACCCGTTGCCGGAGACCGGCCTGATGCGGTTCAAGAACCCGCAGAACGCCCGCGGTGTCCTCGGCGGCGGCACGGCGCTGGCCGACGAGTTCGCCCAGATCCGCATCGGTGGTGACCTGGCGCTGTTCCGGGCGGTCAATGCGCTGGTGCTGGCCGAGGGTGCGGTCGACCAGGAGTTCGTCGAGTCCTGCACCCACGGCTTCGAGGAGTTCCGGGCCCAGGCCGCCGACCTCGATTGGGACGAGGTGCGGGCCGCGACGGGGTTGGAGCGGGCGCAGGTCGAGCGGATCGCGCGGATGGTGATCGACTCCGAGCGGACGGTTGCCTGCTGGGCGATGGGGCTGACCCAGCAGCGTCAGGCGGTGGCCACCATCCGGGAGGTGGTCAACCTGCTGCTGATGCGCGGGATGATCGGCAAGCCGGGGGCCGGGGTGTGCCCGGTGCGCGGGCACTCCAACGTCCAGGGCGACCGGACGATGGGCATCTGGGAGAAGATGCCCGAGAAGTTCCTGGCCGCTCTCGAGGCCGAGTTCGCCATCCCGGTTCCGCGCCACCACGGACTGGACACCGTCGACTCGATCAGGGCCATGTGCTCCGGGCGGGTGCGGGCGTTCGTGGGGATGGGCGGCAACTTCGTCTCCGCCACCCCCGACACCGCCGCCACCGAACGGGCGCTGCGCGGATGCGAGCTGACCGTGCAGATCTCGACCAAACTCAACCGCTCCCACGTGGTGCCCGGCCGCACCGCGCTGATCCTGCCGACGCTGGGGCGCACCGAGCGCGACACCCAGGCAGGCGGCCCGCAGTTCGTCACCGTCGAGGACTCGATGTCGGTCGTGCACTCTTCCCGCGGCCGGCTGGCACCGGCCTCCGAGCACCTGCTCTCCGAGGTCGCCATCGTCTCCCGCCTGGCCCGCCGCCTGCTCGGACCGGAGCATCCAGTGCGGTGGGAGGAGTTCGAGACCGACTACGACACCGTCCGCGAGCACATCGCCCACGTGGTGCCCGGCTGTGAGGACTACAACCAGCGGGTACGCGAGTCCGACGGGTTCGTGCTGCCGCACCCGCCGCGGGATGCCCGCCGCTTCCCCACCGCGACCGGCAAGGCGAACTTCACCGTCAACACTCCCGAGCCGATCACCGTGGGCGAAGGACGGCTGCTGCTGCAGACCCTGCGCAGCCACGACCAGTACAACACCACCATCTACGGCCTGTCGGACCGCTACCGCGGCATCGAGGACGCCCGCCGGGTGGTGATGGTCCACCCCGACGACATCGCGGCGCTGGGTCACACCGACGGCGACGTCGTCGACCTCGTCTCCGAATGGTCCACCGAGGACGGCACCGTCGAAGAGCGCCGCGCCGAGCGCTTCCGCATCGTCGCCTACCCCACCGCCCCCGGCTGCGCCGCCGCCTACTACCCCGAAGCCAACCCGCTGGTCCCGCTGGGATCAGTGGCCGAGAAGTCCAACACGCCGGTCTCGAAGGCGATCATCGTCCGGCTCGAATGCCGCTGA
- a CDS encoding plastocyanin/azurin family copper-binding protein, protein MLIEVDERRTCRSRPAKTGPRLVGVLLAVLALAATVLTGASASAATTPAPAVIPAADGGPAVVVVKMVDYRLLQPAFLPPGTYTFKAFNAGQHPHAVEIAGPDVSNARTAVVQSGEVTEVTVTLRPGVYDFWCPVGDHRQMGMQLYVKVG, encoded by the coding sequence ATGCTGATCGAAGTGGACGAACGCAGGACGTGCAGGAGCAGACCCGCGAAGACCGGACCGCGGCTGGTGGGAGTGCTGCTCGCGGTGCTCGCGCTGGCGGCGACGGTGCTGACCGGCGCGTCGGCCTCCGCAGCGACGACACCGGCGCCGGCGGTGATTCCGGCAGCCGACGGCGGGCCTGCCGTCGTGGTGGTCAAGATGGTCGACTACCGGCTGTTGCAGCCGGCCTTCCTGCCGCCTGGCACCTACACCTTCAAGGCCTTCAACGCCGGACAGCACCCGCACGCGGTGGAGATCGCCGGGCCGGACGTCTCCAACGCGCGCACGGCCGTCGTTCAGTCCGGCGAGGTCACCGAGGTCACCGTGACGCTGCGTCCCGGCGTCTACGACTTCTGGTGCCCGGTCGGCGACCACCGGCAGATGGGGATGCAGCTCTACGTGAAGGTCGGCTGA
- the folC gene encoding bifunctional tetrahydrofolate synthase/dihydrofolate synthase, which translates to MSDTDPGALQELRVVEAELNERWPETKIEPSLDRIRALTDLLAEPQHSYPVVHVAGTNGKSSTSRMIDALLGRIGLRVGRYTSPHLQLATERISIDGGPISPAAYVEAYRDVAPYVSIVDSRSDVPMSKFEVLTGMAFAAFADAPVEAAVLEVGMGGSWDATNVADARIAVICPVAMDHAEFLGNDLAGIATEKAGVIKPGSVVVMAAQQAEAQKPIMDRIAEVDATVAREGHEFGVLSRTVAVGGQMLRLQGLGGVYDEIFLPLHGEHQARNAALALAAVEAFFGAGAEHQLDVEAVRDAFAGVITPGRLERVRAAPSVLVDAAHNPHGARALAEALSSEFSFRRLVAVVGVLGDKDVRGVLAELEPVVEEVVLTRNSSPRAMDPDELASIAKDIFGPDRIVVEPRLDDAVETAIQMAEETTDPSESVSGGGVVITGSVVTAGEARALFGKEPA; encoded by the coding sequence TTGTCCGACACCGATCCGGGCGCGTTGCAGGAACTGCGCGTCGTGGAGGCCGAGCTCAACGAGCGCTGGCCGGAGACCAAGATCGAGCCGTCGCTCGACCGGATCCGCGCGCTCACCGACCTGCTGGCCGAGCCGCAGCACAGCTATCCGGTCGTGCACGTGGCGGGCACCAACGGCAAGTCCTCGACCTCGCGGATGATCGACGCGCTGCTCGGCCGGATCGGCCTGCGCGTCGGCCGCTACACCAGCCCGCACCTGCAGCTGGCCACCGAGCGCATCAGCATCGACGGAGGGCCGATCAGCCCCGCCGCCTACGTCGAGGCCTACCGCGACGTCGCGCCGTACGTGTCCATCGTGGATTCGCGCAGCGATGTCCCGATGAGCAAGTTCGAGGTGCTGACCGGGATGGCCTTCGCCGCGTTCGCCGACGCCCCGGTGGAGGCGGCGGTGCTGGAGGTCGGCATGGGCGGCAGCTGGGACGCCACCAACGTCGCCGACGCCCGCATCGCGGTGATCTGCCCGGTCGCCATGGACCACGCCGAGTTCCTCGGCAACGACCTCGCTGGGATCGCCACGGAGAAGGCCGGGGTCATCAAGCCCGGCTCGGTGGTGGTGATGGCCGCCCAGCAGGCCGAGGCGCAGAAGCCGATCATGGACCGGATCGCCGAGGTCGACGCCACGGTGGCCCGCGAGGGCCACGAGTTCGGCGTGCTGTCGCGCACCGTCGCCGTCGGTGGCCAGATGCTGCGGCTGCAGGGGCTCGGCGGGGTCTACGACGAGATCTTCCTGCCGCTGCACGGCGAACACCAGGCCCGCAACGCCGCGCTCGCGCTGGCCGCGGTCGAGGCGTTCTTCGGTGCGGGCGCCGAGCACCAGCTCGACGTCGAAGCGGTCCGCGACGCCTTCGCCGGGGTCATCACCCCCGGCCGCCTGGAGCGCGTGCGGGCGGCGCCGTCGGTGCTGGTGGACGCCGCGCACAACCCGCACGGCGCCCGCGCCCTGGCGGAGGCGCTGAGCTCGGAGTTCTCGTTCCGCCGCCTGGTGGCGGTGGTCGGCGTCCTCGGCGACAAGGACGTGCGAGGCGTGCTCGCCGAGCTGGAGCCGGTGGTCGAGGAAGTGGTGCTGACCAGGAACTCCTCGCCGCGCGCGATGGACCCCGACGAGCTGGCGAGCATCGCCAAGGACATCTTCGGACCCGACCGCATCGTCGTGGAACCCCGGCTCGACGACGCCGTGGAGACCGCGATCCAGATGGCCGAGGAGACCACCGACCCGAGCGAGTCGGTCTCCGGCGGCGGCGTGGTGATCACCGGGTCCGTGGTGACGGCGGGCGAAGCACGAGCGCTGTTCGGTAAGGAGCCGGCGTGA
- a CDS encoding LysR family transcriptional regulator has protein sequence MNNVNLAQLRAFLAVVDAGGFGAASEALDISQSAVSHAVAAMERTVGCRVLVRQGRPRPTAFGERILCHARTAVSAADSIAELAARRDGLPTGTLRLAAPPTVCQGLLPELLTGWRHDYPRLAVHVFEGEDDEVADWLAGAAVDVAVLVDPPGGEGVRVGSDVFQALLPHDHPLAGEDVIDVTDLDDDPFLLSCGGCERHLREVYRLGKAQLAPAHRIREMGTLLAMVAAGMGVTVVPGLAAAMLDPRLVLVPLRQRVTRELVLTGPPGRPWHPAVTALVEAVAQRSPAQALSGG, from the coding sequence ATGAACAACGTGAACCTCGCACAACTGCGCGCCTTCCTCGCCGTGGTCGACGCGGGCGGCTTCGGCGCGGCATCGGAGGCCCTGGACATCAGCCAGTCGGCGGTCTCGCACGCGGTGGCCGCTATGGAGCGCACCGTCGGGTGCCGCGTGCTGGTCCGGCAGGGCAGGCCGCGGCCGACCGCGTTCGGCGAGCGCATCCTCTGCCACGCCCGCACCGCCGTGTCGGCGGCCGACTCGATCGCCGAGCTGGCCGCGCGGCGCGACGGGCTGCCCACCGGGACGCTGCGGCTGGCCGCGCCGCCGACGGTCTGCCAGGGCTTGCTGCCGGAGCTGCTGACCGGATGGCGGCACGACTACCCGCGGCTCGCGGTCCACGTCTTCGAGGGCGAGGACGACGAGGTGGCGGACTGGCTGGCCGGAGCCGCGGTGGACGTGGCGGTGCTGGTCGACCCGCCGGGCGGCGAGGGCGTGCGCGTCGGCTCGGATGTCTTCCAGGCGCTGTTACCGCACGACCACCCGCTCGCGGGCGAGGACGTCATCGACGTCACCGACCTCGACGACGATCCGTTCCTGCTGTCCTGCGGTGGGTGCGAACGGCACCTGCGCGAGGTCTACCGGCTGGGGAAGGCACAGCTGGCCCCCGCGCACCGCATCCGCGAGATGGGCACGCTGCTGGCCATGGTCGCCGCAGGCATGGGCGTCACGGTCGTGCCGGGCCTGGCGGCGGCGATGCTCGACCCGAGGCTCGTGCTGGTGCCGCTGCGCCAGCGCGTGACGCGCGAGCTGGTGCTGACCGGGCCACCCGGCCGGCCCTGGCACCCGGCGGTCACCGCCCTGGTCGAGGCCGTCGCGCAGCGTTCCCCGGCTCAGGCCCTCTCCGGCGGGTAG